The Sulfitobacter sp. SK011 genome contains the following window.
CCCAGGGCGGTTCCCAGACAAGGGCCACATCAACCTGTTTGACCCCGGCCAGCGGCTCAACAGCATCGGCCACCCAACCGGGCATTTCGCCCGCAACAGGACAGCCGGGCGCGGTCAGCGACATCTTGATATCAACTTCATTTTGGTCATTTATATCAATGGTGTAGATCAATCCAAGTTCGTAAATATTGACCGGGATTTCAGGGTCATAGACGGTGCGACAGGCCTCAACAACAGCTTCGTAAAGCGGATGATCGGTCGATGACGGCGCAATCAGCGGTGTGCCTTCAAGCGGGTGTGTCTGGTCGGTCATCTTGGCCTCTTTTATGTTCCTGAGTGTTTATATAGGGTTTGAGGTGGCCGCCGTCCAGTGGGCGGCTCTGACCTAGTTGGTAAAGGTCACTGACACCGCAGGATCACCCGGCAAACCGGAATAGGTGACACGCGCCCCACCTTTCATTTTGGCCGATGGCGTCAGCGGACCGAACGATCCGACACTGATCAGATCACC
Protein-coding sequences here:
- a CDS encoding SUF system Fe-S cluster assembly protein, which produces MTDQTHPLEGTPLIAPSSTDHPLYEAVVEACRTVYDPEIPVNIYELGLIYTIDINDQNEVDIKMSLTAPGCPVAGEMPGWVADAVEPLAGVKQVDVALVWEPPWGMDMMSDEARLELGFM